In Acanthopagrus latus isolate v.2019 chromosome 6, fAcaLat1.1, whole genome shotgun sequence, the genomic window TTGATCACAATGTACAACTCAGGTTTTACTGAAGGTGTTTTTCTTGATCATTTCCTTTTGTACTGGCGCAGCCTTTTCAATACAAATGGATTCAGCAGTCCCCACGTGCAGCGCGTTTTTCCTCGCAGTGGAGGGGCTGACAGAgtcctgtcctcctgtcagaaaacactgtttgtacTGCCCTCTGCAGGAGAGCACACCTCAGTGAGATGTTTGTGTATAAAAACACAGTCAAGAGGGAATTGTTTGTGGGCCCCACACacatcttaataaaaaaaaagaaatattgtttattatttgagTTGGTTTACATCTGACAGGACCATTTCGACTAAAAACACCAACAGTGTGTCCACATGCAGGCGCTGAGGTTTTTAAATAAGTGCGAAAAATAACAGTATTTCTCGGAGCTTGGAGAATTGATGCAGCAGTGATCGAAATGACAACACAGAGCACATTCAAATGGTGTGCAAATACGTAgctttttccacacacacatgcacgcacacacgcacgcacaccacaacaacaacccaacaaaaaaaatgctggtcAAGACAAAAAGTTTACAGCAAGTTTGCTGGTGTCAGCGAAAGCTCAGATTCTGAGCTctgcttttaaataaagttcAATCAGAAAGTCCTGTTTGGTGCCGAGTGGCAGAACCGCTGCCGGGCTGGTTATACTTCACACACAGCATCCTGATCCTTTGACTCCACATCAAAAGGAAGCAGAGGTCAGCTTTTACTCGAGGAAGCTGTCCAGAGTCAGGCAGGTTGCAATCTTGGGGGGAGGCCTGGCGACCTTTTTCCTTTTAGCTTTCATCAGTGGGCGAATCTCTGACAAAGGGGACTGGAGTGGAGTGCACAGTTAAGGAATGATGGAGTATTTATAGATGTTTTTTCCCTCTCGAATCATTTTATAATCATTTTGAATATGTGCTGATAGATTTTCATTTCTGCCCTGATCATACTCGGCACCAAAGTGTCCAAAATGAGTACTTACCAAATATATCTGAACTTAAAAGCATGATAGGCAAATTTTCAGGATATGAAACCGTCTAAAGTCAGTAATGATGCCTCTGGGATCTACATGAGCAAACAAGACCACTGATACAAAGATTGGCTATTCCAATCTAGTTATTGTAATTATTCTTAATGACTGTCACCTGGTCAGACCCTGAATTTGGCTGTCTAATAAGtcaaaaaaaggaggaaaaaaaaagaaaagttttgtggTGGAGAGCCAAGGATGACTTGAGGAGTCTCTGCTCCGTAATCTGGTGGTATGGctaaaacaaatattgtttCAGCATAATCATCTAACAGTTATTAATTTTATGTAGCCACGGACAGATACCACAAACAGAtcctaaaagaaaaatagtGATAAAAATATGTTACATCAGTCAACCtaaaaaaagctgctttaaagggacactatgtagttttcgGGAGGGAGTTTAAAATCAGAGGAGAATGATCTTCACTGACTAATTTACTCgctaaaacaaactaaataaagtttttttccatcactgaataacctgaaaaaacaaacaaactgaccgtaaaaagacaacaagtttcattttgactttgtttatatgtggcggtCCCTGCCACCTGTCCAGCTTCAAGTGTTCAACAGACCTTTTTGTcctcagcttgtttattcagttataatacatttttatgagtttgtattattacctaatctatattgtaaatattacaattcagtgtttgaatttattctcctAAACTACATGGTGaccctttaaagctgcattcatTGTTGCCAACTGGGACCAATGAACAAAGTTAAAACACATCATTGACATATTATAACTACATAAAGTTTTATGGCAAAGGTGCAgacaatgcaataaaaaaatatgaattagtGCAGCTGTAAATCTCTCACCATAAATAGGCAATTTATTTGTGCTTTCTTCTGCTAAAAATATGTCCACGCTCAGCCAAGATGAATGCTCAACAAAAAAACTGGTAAACATCTCTATCATAATTGCTCAGGTCAGTGAAATCATAATCACCTGTTTGAGACATACTTGATAAAAAAGGATACAGGCTGGAAGAATTTAGTACGTCCTCCTAAACCATCATAACCAGTTTTCACctgaaacaagaagaaaattCCAATCATCAAACCACCAAAAGGAAAAGTGAcatgttaaaacacaaagatggtCGTTTTGTACATACAGCTCCAGTCTTCCTCTGAGGGTCCAACATGCTACCAAAGGTCTTCTTTCTGAAGAGGAGGGAGTTCCTAAAGAACGGATCCATGGATCCATCCTCGTCTCGAACCTGCCGGAGGACAAAGTCTTGaggaaaatgtacaaataatttgaaaatggATTTTTGAGGGATGATTACAAGCTTACCTTGCTTGGACAAGAACTTTTCTCGTCGTGTTTCGAGAAAGACGGcctgaaaaagcaaacatttaaaagcatgtCTACCTTCTACAAAAACTATTTTGAAATGACCACACACATTCCTTAAAGGAGCCACGTTAAACTTACGCTGGATGGTCGAGTCGCATCTTCTTGGATGGGACCTGCTTCGGTCTCTTGGCCACATCATCTGGCGTAGTGATGTCATAGGTCATGTTGAGGTCAATGTCCTCGTCTCCTACAGGGTGGTGGAGGCGAGGCTGCTTTAGCTCCATTGGGGCCGGGCTGAACGATGAGCAGACAAACATAATGAGTCAACCGCAAGCAGTTTATCATCTCAGATGACTCAAGAGCATGAGAGGATTTCAGTCCAGTGGCGTCGTGACACACCTTTCAAAGACAAGCCGACTGAGGGCTTCATTCGTCCGTGTTGGGGTGCTCAGCGTCTTCTGAAGAAACTCCACTTTCTTCTTCAggctctgtggacacacacacacacacgaaggaTTCACAACCATGCAGTTCTCTGTTACTGAAAGCAAAAGCACATTTGGTGGATTCGCCTTACAGAAATCTCTTTATCAGCTCTGGCCAGATCGTTCTGCAAAGACTTCATTTCCTCCTTGGTCTTGCTCACCTCCACTGAGGCTTTGTGAAACTGAAAGGACACTTAGAACATTTAATATAGAGAGCACACTTTCAAGAATCAATTCCTCTGTGATGGCTTAATAACAAAGTTACCTTGTTGTTTGAGGTGAGCACTTCTCTCTTCAGCTTCTCACACATGTCATTTGAAGACTTCAGGCTTCCTTTGAGGTTATCATACTCTCTGAAGCAGGGAAGACATAAGAGCACAGCAAATGTCAGCAGGGAAGCTCATTCATGTGGTGTGCAACTGATCTAACATTTAGTCATCAGCACCTGTAGGGCTCCTTACTTTTTGAGCGAGATGCAGAAGATGGACAGCTGCTCCACTGCTGCCTGGCTGATCCCCATATCAGTGATCATGGACTCCACCTCTGCTCTCTGGCCCTGCAGCAACACGTCCAGGCTGTTTCCAGACAAGCAGTAACAGTGCACAAGATGAGTATGAATTTCTCTTGCAGTGGGAGAAGACACAGTAATATGGAGAACATCGCAGATGACTCAAATTGTCAACATTGTCATACAGAACTAAATAACGATATGTATGACTGGCTTATTGTTATGGTTATTGTTGTGAAGCTTCAAATGTCTTATTGTCGTCATATTCCATACCATCACTCTTTAAAAAGTAATTCTCAAACAATTTCCATTTGACTTAAATGATTCAGGGTTTAAACgactaagtgttttttttgtttttttttactgaaacaaCTTTCTTCACTGGATCAAACTGGCAAATTCTTCACTATCTTTCAATAGCTGATGTTGATATGGGAGTGATGACATCTTGATGAAGTGCTGAGCGCCAAGCGAATGCTCATGCATTCTCTCTTCtcaatctctttttttttggccatgACTGGGATTACAATTTCAAACAGTTGTAGTGATTAATTatcaataacattaaatatattggaCCTGTTGTCTATTATTAAACAGAGCTATACTAAGAGTTCAACGAACAGATAGAATAAACACCATGTTACTTGAACTTCATAATGGAGATTAGTCAATCAAGGATGAATCATTAACATCCCTAGTCAACACTGTGATTCATATTGTGACCGTATTTCAAACGCCTTCACATGACAGTAGTTATATGACCGCAGATACCTTTCAAAGGTCTTCATTTTGGTCCTGAGTCTCCGGGCCTCCTCCTTGGCAGCCTGAACGTCATTCTGTTGCGTCTCCAGGTACGTCATCTGTTTCTGTGAgaattcaaagaaaacacacaaataaatgacagCAACAATGAGATGAGTCATTACAGAAAGTGTGTGCAACAAGTAAATCACAGACTGCTTACTCTGAGGGCAGAACAGAgcatctctttttctttaaccTCTTTGCGCATACTGTCGAGGTCTCTTCTCTGCTTGTCCACAGTGTCTTTCAAACCGTCCACCACCTTCTGTTTGTCCCTCCATTCTCGCTCTGCGTATTTTTTTTAGACAGGAGATGATGAGCTTGTTGCCCTTGCATTGTCATAACAATCAAACATTACACCGTGGCCAAGTTTCTTACCTTTAGAGCTTAAAAGAGCCTTCATTCGATCAACGTCATTCtacagaggggagaaaaacacaatcagaaaataaatatgacaatCCAAATCAAATCCCGAAGATATAATGACAAGTGAGATGATCTCTAACATCTTTCTGTAATGTAAGAGTTCACCTCTCATACCATTTCTTTCTTAAaagcaacactgacattttgtttagATGCTCGGAGTTTGGTACCTGCAGGCTCTCTGGGTCAGCTGAGGGCTCCTCCTCTCCGCCAATGTCAAAATACAGCTTGCTGATAATGTGTCTGGTGGTGACCTGCAAACAGagcacaacaacatttatttttcttctgtttggcACCTTGGTTGTGTCTGGTGGCAGCAGTGTGGTGGTGTTTAACACGTTAAGGTAATGTACCTGTTTTCTACACTGTGGGCAGGTTTTTGTGGGGGCCGTCTGAAACCACTGGAGGAGACtgagaagagagggggaaatgAAACGGTTAGCCTTTTAAAACctgagaaatgtgtgtttgttgtagaAGGTTTTTCTGTAACAGTATACCATTCATAGTGGAAAGTGTGTCCGCAGTGGATGGCAGCAACATCTCTGGAGTGATCGAAGAAATCGGAGCAAATTGTGCAATATGCTCTGATAGGCATCTTGCGGACACAAGGATCGCACTGTGAGGACAAAAATACCTGTACATATTAATTGACGTTGAACAGCGTACGTCTCCACATAAACATCATTCTTGTACAGTGTGTAGGCTGAATATCATGGCTGGGCTAACTCTGTGGTGGCCTGCGCTAATGCTAGTTACCTTTGGTAAATATTAGCTATCTTCACAGTCGCCAAAACGTTACTTGCAACGCGAAGACGTTAAGTTACTCGGCAACTCTTCGTAATAGAGTAAAGCATGCCTATTCTTGTGTATAATATGACATTTTGACCGAGTTAGACTGACTCTATCGGACAGGACCCGTCATTagctaacacaaacacaatgctcGGCCCCGTTTCGTGGCTGTACGTTCAAATGTAAGTCCCGCCCGTTCCGCTGCATTCAAGTACTGCACGTAAACGTGGCCACGAGTCATTTCAAAAATTAAGTCTAAACtgaattttatttcagttttctgacggggagttttaaaaatgatgaagttaGACTCTATTTATATACACATTGGCGCGATCTTTACCGGAGAGGCTGAAATACATCGGGACGAATGTGTCACCACTCATTTGGAATAGACTACATTTTTATTCCCATCCACATTCCTATATATCT contains:
- the LOC119020606 gene encoding E3 ubiquitin-protein ligase TRAIP, whose translation is MPIRAYCTICSDFFDHSRDVAAIHCGHTFHYECLLQWFQTAPTKTCPQCRKQVTTRHIISKLYFDIGGEEEPSADPESLQNDVDRMKALLSSKEREWRDKQKVVDGLKDTVDKQRRDLDSMRKEVKEKEMLCSALRKQMTYLETQQNDVQAAKEEARRLRTKMKTFESLDVLLQGQRAEVESMITDMGISQAAVEQLSIFCISLKKEYDNLKGSLKSSNDMCEKLKREVLTSNNKFHKASVEVSKTKEEMKSLQNDLARADKEISSLKKKVEFLQKTLSTPTRTNEALSRLVFESPAPMELKQPRLHHPVGDEDIDLNMTYDITTPDDVAKRPKQVPSKKMRLDHPAPSFSKHDEKSSCPSKVRDEDGSMDPFFRNSLLFRKKTFGSMLDPQRKTGAVKTGYDGLGGRTKFFQPSPLSEIRPLMKAKRKKVARPPPKIATCLTLDSFLE